Proteins found in one Geomonas subterranea genomic segment:
- a CDS encoding DUF748 domain-containing protein — protein sequence MPKIRRYAVISIAVIAVLVLFIATLLPIIVKNKAVAAIEDATGRAARIGSVSINPLTLHVAVRDFAVAEKTGPPLVAFRALEATVAPASIFKRTLILSELTLDTPTINLVRTAPNRFNFSDIIERQPKEKQTEKKEPTRFSLNNITIKNGSMDFDDRIVDGGRKHSVRSLNVAIPFISNSPYLAEKYVDPRVSAVINGAPFNFAGKLKPLSKSLETSVHIGLKELSLPQYIAYSPVKPPVDFTSGKLTVDLDLGYRISANQKPELTLKGLTRVDGVAVDLPGGKPLFRLPLLEVKAAKLEALARNFQFESISAGGLELFVERNQRGEWMYSRLIPPAKKQEEPKKATEAEQKTVLLVPSFSLSKATVHFRDDLPKGGFKTTVSDIELSARNVSTVPGTAASYQLSLKPDDGAMLKTEGKFSAAPLSVTSSLQLAGLRLQRAWPYLSQYLTAPVQGTVGLAAEVGYSESAGVTLQKGNLTVAGLAARYGSKEGFDLAALQVKDASFGQNDNRLEIGEIRLSQGSMSLSKEADGKLSLLSLFADQPAAKASAQASSPVAGSPRKGATSPVAASPRKGTSSPVAGSPRRGITYLLKQLQLEKLNFAFTDKTFEEPPRFTLRNTNLTLSNLQGPKFAPAPLRFSATYGKGAALKLNGTVTPAPFRYRGSVGIARLPIADFEPYFPDTFNFSVIGGSLDTTLNLDLALKDGKAKGSFRGNAGVRDFHSIDAVGDQDLLKWESLQFDEFQGNFDPFVLNIREVALNDVYSRIIIRRDGTLNLQDMVKKGPAAPPAPLPATVQAPAPAGVKPAPAAATVAAAQAPAAQRQVSVGSVTIQNGTLAFTDNHLPQTFNSTFYNLGGRVSGLSSEETKFADVDLRGNLENHSPMQITGRLNPLRDDLFVDLKVSFRDIELSPVTPYSGTYLGYAIDKGKLFLDLKYLIERKQLTSENKVFIDQFTFGKKVDSSQATSLPVRLAVALLKDRNGEIHLDLPVTGRTDDPQFSIWRLIGQVLKNLLVKAATSPFALLSSLGGSGQDFSVINFQPGSSELPADEEKKLTQLAKVVADRPGLKLEIKGFVDKGKDPEGYRQELLTRKVKNEKFLHLVKEQQTKEGESSENVQLSAEEYSKYLKAVYKKEKFPKPRNALGMVKDLPDNEMKKLIVANTVVGENELQSLARERSANVIKYLVAKGGLPPEKLFQASDNIYKAPEKETANRSRVEFNAIAR from the coding sequence TTGCCAAAGATCAGAAGATACGCCGTCATTTCAATAGCAGTAATTGCCGTCCTGGTTCTTTTCATTGCAACGCTACTGCCCATCATCGTAAAAAATAAGGCGGTAGCGGCGATCGAGGATGCCACAGGGCGCGCGGCACGGATCGGCTCGGTCAGCATCAACCCGCTCACCCTGCACGTTGCGGTCAGGGACTTCGCCGTTGCCGAAAAGACGGGCCCGCCGCTGGTCGCCTTCCGCGCGCTGGAGGCAACCGTTGCGCCGGCATCGATCTTCAAAAGGACACTGATCCTCTCGGAACTCACCCTCGACACCCCGACCATCAACCTGGTGCGCACGGCCCCGAACCGCTTCAACTTCAGCGACATAATCGAGCGGCAACCCAAGGAAAAGCAGACCGAAAAAAAAGAGCCGACGCGTTTTTCCCTCAACAACATCACCATCAAGAACGGGTCCATGGATTTCGACGACCGCATCGTCGACGGCGGCAGGAAACACAGCGTCCGCAGCCTCAACGTCGCGATACCGTTCATAAGCAACAGCCCGTATCTCGCCGAAAAGTACGTCGATCCGCGCGTTTCCGCGGTCATCAACGGCGCGCCCTTCAATTTCGCGGGAAAGCTGAAACCGCTCAGCAAGTCCTTGGAAACCTCTGTCCACATCGGACTCAAAGAGCTGAGCCTGCCCCAATACATAGCCTACTCCCCCGTCAAGCCCCCTGTCGACTTCACCTCCGGCAAGCTCACCGTCGACCTCGACCTCGGCTATCGCATCTCCGCCAACCAAAAGCCGGAGCTGACCCTGAAGGGGCTGACCAGGGTGGATGGAGTCGCCGTCGATCTTCCGGGGGGGAAACCGTTGTTCCGCCTCCCCTTGCTGGAAGTGAAGGCGGCAAAACTGGAGGCGCTGGCCAGAAACTTCCAGTTCGAATCCATCAGCGCCGGCGGGCTTGAGCTTTTCGTCGAGCGCAACCAGCGCGGGGAGTGGATGTACTCGCGGCTCATCCCCCCGGCCAAGAAACAGGAGGAACCGAAGAAGGCGACCGAGGCCGAGCAGAAGACGGTACTCCTCGTCCCCTCTTTCTCCTTAAGCAAGGCGACCGTCCACTTCCGTGATGACCTGCCGAAGGGGGGCTTCAAGACCACGGTCTCGGACATCGAGCTCTCGGCGAGAAACGTCAGCACCGTGCCGGGAACGGCGGCTAGCTACCAGCTCTCGCTGAAACCCGACGACGGGGCAATGCTGAAAACCGAAGGGAAGTTTTCCGCCGCACCGCTGAGCGTCACCTCCTCACTCCAGCTTGCCGGACTCAGGCTCCAGCGCGCCTGGCCTTACCTGAGCCAGTACCTGACCGCGCCGGTGCAAGGCACCGTGGGATTGGCCGCGGAGGTCGGCTACAGCGAGTCCGCCGGCGTGACCCTACAGAAAGGGAACCTCACGGTTGCCGGTCTTGCCGCCCGCTACGGCAGCAAGGAAGGCTTCGACCTCGCCGCGCTGCAGGTGAAGGACGCCTCCTTCGGACAAAACGACAACCGCCTGGAGATCGGCGAGATCCGCCTGTCCCAGGGGAGCATGTCCCTGTCGAAAGAGGCCGACGGCAAGTTGTCACTCCTCTCATTGTTTGCCGACCAACCGGCTGCGAAGGCGTCCGCGCAAGCCTCGTCCCCCGTAGCTGGTTCACCGCGAAAGGGGGCCACCTCCCCCGTAGCAGCCTCACCGAGAAAGGGGACCTCGTCCCCCGTAGCGGGTTCACCGCGAAGGGGGATAACCTACCTCTTAAAGCAGCTCCAACTGGAGAAGCTCAACTTCGCCTTCACCGACAAGACCTTCGAGGAGCCGCCGCGCTTCACCCTGCGCAACACGAACCTGACCCTCTCGAACCTGCAGGGGCCGAAGTTCGCGCCGGCGCCCCTGCGCTTCTCCGCGACCTACGGCAAGGGGGCCGCCCTCAAGTTGAACGGCACGGTTACCCCCGCTCCCTTCCGCTACCGGGGGAGCGTCGGCATCGCCCGGCTCCCCATCGCCGATTTCGAGCCGTATTTCCCCGACACCTTCAATTTTTCCGTGATCGGAGGCTCACTCGACACCACGCTGAACCTCGACCTCGCGCTGAAGGACGGCAAGGCCAAGGGGAGCTTCCGGGGGAACGCGGGTGTGCGCGACTTCCACAGCATCGACGCCGTCGGCGATCAGGACCTCCTGAAATGGGAGAGCCTGCAGTTCGACGAGTTCCAGGGCAACTTCGATCCCTTCGTGCTGAACATCCGCGAGGTCGCTCTCAACGACGTCTACTCCCGCATCATCATCAGGAGGGACGGGACCCTCAACCTTCAAGACATGGTGAAGAAGGGGCCGGCCGCGCCTCCTGCACCCCTCCCGGCAACGGTCCAGGCTCCCGCGCCAGCCGGTGTGAAACCGGCGCCGGCAGCCGCCACTGTTGCCGCAGCGCAGGCACCCGCAGCACAGCGACAGGTCTCCGTCGGCAGCGTCACCATCCAGAACGGGACCCTGGCCTTCACGGACAACCACCTGCCCCAGACCTTCAACAGCACCTTCTACAACCTGGGCGGGCGGGTCAGCGGGCTTAGCTCCGAGGAAACGAAGTTCGCGGACGTCGACCTGCGCGGCAACTTGGAAAACCACTCGCCGATGCAGATCACGGGGAGGCTCAACCCGCTGCGGGACGACCTCTTCGTCGACCTCAAGGTCTCCTTCCGCGACATCGAACTCTCCCCGGTGACACCGTACTCCGGCACCTATCTCGGGTACGCCATCGACAAGGGAAAGCTGTTCCTCGATCTCAAGTACCTCATCGAGAGAAAGCAGCTCACCTCGGAAAACAAGGTGTTCATCGACCAGTTCACCTTCGGCAAGAAAGTGGACAGCAGCCAGGCCACCAGCCTCCCGGTGCGGCTCGCCGTCGCCCTGCTGAAAGACCGCAACGGGGAGATCCATCTCGACCTGCCGGTCACCGGGCGCACCGACGATCCGCAGTTCAGCATCTGGCGCCTGATCGGGCAGGTGCTGAAAAACCTGCTGGTGAAGGCGGCCACGTCCCCCTTTGCCCTGCTCTCGTCGCTTGGCGGCAGCGGCCAGGATTTCAGCGTCATCAACTTCCAGCCCGGCTCCAGCGAACTGCCGGCGGACGAAGAAAAGAAGCTGACCCAGTTGGCCAAGGTCGTCGCTGACCGCCCGGGGCTCAAGCTCGAGATCAAGGGATTCGTGGATAAGGGTAAAGATCCGGAGGGGTATCGCCAGGAACTCTTGACCCGCAAGGTGAAGAACGAGAAGTTCCTCCACCTGGTCAAGGAGCAGCAGACCAAGGAAGGGGAGAGCAGCGAGAACGTGCAGCTCTCCGCGGAAGAATATTCGAAGTACCTGAAGGCGGTCTACAAGAAGGAGAAGTTTCCCAAGCCGCGCAACGCCCTGGGCATGGTGAAGGACCTCCCCGACAACGAGATGAAAAAGCTGATCGTCGCCAACACGGTGGTCGGGGAAAACGAATTGCAGTCGCTGGCGCGCGAGCGCAGCGCCAACGTGATCAAGTACCTGGTTGCCAAGGGGGGGCTGCCGCCGGAAAAACTGTTCCAGGCGAGCGACAACATCTACAAGGCACCCGAAAAAGAAACCGCCAACCGCAGCCGCGTCGAATTCAACGCCATCGCGAGATGA
- a CDS encoding low affinity iron permease family protein — protein sequence MEHHMSRFSRFATWASHTSGHPSSFIFALAIIVVWAVTGPIFKFSDTWQLVINTGTTIITFLMVFVIQNTQNRDSAATQLKLDEIIRSLQGANNALLNMEELDEKDLETIRESYLKLAEDARNSLRKGRKQKAATPPSV from the coding sequence ATGGAACACCACATGTCCCGTTTCAGCCGCTTCGCCACCTGGGCCTCACACACCTCGGGGCACCCGTCCTCCTTCATATTCGCCCTGGCGATCATCGTGGTCTGGGCGGTCACGGGGCCTATATTCAAGTTCAGCGACACCTGGCAACTGGTCATCAATACCGGCACCACGATCATCACCTTTTTGATGGTCTTCGTGATCCAGAACACCCAGAACCGCGATTCCGCGGCCACTCAGCTCAAGCTGGACGAGATCATCCGGTCACTGCAGGGGGCGAACAACGCGCTCCTCAACATGGAGGAACTGGATGAGAAGGATCTGGAGACGATCAGGGAGAGCTATCTGAAACTGGCCGAAGATGCGCGCAACAGCTTGAGGAAAGGTAGAAAACAGAAGGCGGCAACCCCGCCTTCCGTGTGA
- a CDS encoding PQQ-dependent sugar dehydrogenase: MISRRASLSKTSAALCAIAVSLCSAACAGTSEAAAPPRTAFPAKLALTAVAKGLKQPTAIVNARDGSKRLFVLEQQGKIRIIRNGTLAPAPFLDITSLVKSGGERGLLGLAFPPDFASRKTFYVDYTNKSGIGNTVIASFKAGNHPDAADPASRKELLTIVQPYANHNGGQLAFGPDGLLYIGMGDGGSGGDPHGNGQRLDTLLGKILRIDVRSDAAPYQLPKNPFGNEIWAYGLRNPWRFSFDRGTGDLYIADVGQDEVEEIDFQPAGSGAGANYGWNVMEGDRCFKKPGCTKSGLTLPVAVYRHGEGNCSVTGGYVYRGKIEQLRGIYLYGDFCSGRIWGLRRGGGKWQSRLLLDTPYAISTFGEDEDGELYLADYGSGTIYRIGAP, from the coding sequence ATGATCAGCAGGAGAGCTTCGCTTTCAAAAACCTCAGCCGCGCTCTGTGCCATTGCCGTTTCCCTCTGCTCAGCCGCCTGCGCCGGTACCAGTGAGGCCGCGGCGCCGCCCCGCACTGCGTTCCCCGCCAAGCTCGCCCTGACCGCGGTAGCCAAAGGGCTCAAGCAGCCGACCGCCATCGTCAACGCCAGGGACGGCAGCAAGCGCCTCTTCGTACTGGAACAGCAGGGCAAAATCAGGATCATCCGCAACGGCACTCTCGCCCCCGCCCCCTTTCTCGATATCACCTCGCTCGTGAAGTCCGGGGGGGAGCGGGGGCTGCTGGGGCTCGCCTTCCCCCCCGACTTCGCCTCCAGGAAAACCTTCTACGTCGACTACACCAACAAAAGCGGCATCGGCAATACGGTCATTGCCAGCTTCAAGGCCGGCAACCACCCCGACGCCGCCGATCCTGCCAGCCGCAAGGAACTGCTCACCATCGTGCAGCCCTACGCCAACCATAACGGCGGACAACTCGCCTTCGGCCCGGACGGACTGCTCTACATCGGCATGGGCGACGGCGGCAGCGGCGGCGACCCGCACGGCAACGGGCAGCGGCTCGACACCCTGCTCGGCAAGATACTGCGCATCGACGTCAGGTCGGACGCGGCTCCGTACCAGCTCCCCAAGAACCCCTTCGGCAACGAGATCTGGGCCTACGGCCTGCGCAACCCCTGGCGCTTTTCCTTCGATCGCGGGACCGGAGATCTCTACATCGCCGATGTCGGGCAGGATGAGGTGGAGGAGATCGACTTCCAGCCCGCGGGCTCCGGGGCAGGCGCCAACTACGGCTGGAACGTCATGGAAGGGGACCGCTGTTTCAAGAAGCCCGGCTGCACGAAGTCCGGCCTCACCCTCCCCGTCGCCGTCTACCGCCATGGCGAGGGGAATTGCTCCGTTACCGGCGGTTACGTCTACCGGGGGAAGATAGAGCAGCTGCGCGGCATCTACCTGTACGGGGATTTTTGCAGCGGTCGTATCTGGGGGCTGCGCAGGGGCGGCGGAAAGTGGCAGTCCAGGCTGCTCCTCGATACCCCCTACGCCATCTCCACCTTCGGCGAGGACGAAGATGGAGAACTCTACCTCGCCGACTACGGCAGCGGCACCATCTACCGGATCGGAGCGCCTTGA
- a CDS encoding LysR family transcriptional regulator: MSLRSLRILAAIASKGTFAAAAEQFHLTQSAVSLQMKNLEEELGVPLFERLGRGTKLNLNGKLVVERGREILDLYDGMKTELSPSGAIKGVLTLGAVPTVITGALPPVLGRLRRDHEDMQVRVVSSLSAELARQVEEGDLDAALTTEPPFSIPEHYQWRVYDEEPFFVVAPKGATPATVAELFSTYPFVRFDRTAWAGALVDGQLLAQGIRPREVMEFDSLEAAMSLVQEGLGIAVVPLNRRRFKEAQRHFTLTPFGAPQLVRRVGMYQKRRHPRLALTHLVLEELCRECGYIKNT; the protein is encoded by the coding sequence ATGTCCTTACGCAGCCTGCGCATCCTCGCCGCCATCGCCAGCAAGGGAACGTTCGCCGCCGCGGCGGAACAATTCCACCTGACCCAATCCGCCGTCAGCCTGCAGATGAAAAACCTGGAGGAGGAGCTGGGCGTGCCTCTTTTCGAACGGCTGGGCCGGGGCACCAAGCTGAACCTGAACGGCAAACTAGTGGTGGAACGGGGCCGGGAGATCCTCGACCTCTACGATGGCATGAAGACCGAGCTGTCACCTTCAGGCGCCATCAAGGGAGTCCTGACCCTCGGCGCGGTCCCCACCGTCATCACCGGTGCGCTCCCTCCAGTCCTCGGTCGCCTGCGCAGGGACCACGAGGACATGCAGGTGAGAGTCGTCTCCAGCCTCTCCGCGGAGCTGGCGCGGCAGGTGGAGGAGGGGGACCTCGACGCGGCGCTCACTACGGAGCCGCCGTTTTCCATCCCTGAGCACTACCAGTGGCGGGTCTACGATGAGGAACCCTTCTTCGTCGTCGCCCCCAAGGGGGCCACGCCCGCAACCGTCGCGGAACTTTTCAGTACCTACCCTTTCGTGCGTTTCGACAGGACGGCCTGGGCGGGTGCCCTCGTGGACGGTCAGTTGCTGGCGCAGGGAATCCGCCCGCGCGAGGTGATGGAGTTCGATTCGCTGGAGGCCGCGATGAGCCTGGTGCAAGAGGGACTGGGGATTGCCGTGGTGCCGCTCAACCGGCGGAGGTTCAAGGAGGCGCAAAGGCATTTCACTCTGACCCCGTTCGGGGCGCCTCAGTTGGTGAGGAGGGTCGGGATGTACCAGAAGCGCCGCCATCCGCGCCTCGCGCTGACGCACCTGGTGTTGGAGGAGTTGTGCCGGGAGTGCGGATACATAAAAAATACTTGA
- a CDS encoding AEC family transporter — translation MITIVNALTPVLSLILLGFVIRRSEFISPSFWPSAERLTYFLLMPAALIHSLAGKNIGSLPWFGILVSVEGVVAASALLVVVWGAANRGMGGGVFTSLFQGSVRFNTFVALALAESLFGRDGLFLAALGAGFMIVLINVLCVSAFSLTVGSGGGVDLRRLGTDLLHNPLIIGCVLGIGLNASGWQLPAALDGTLALAGKAAFPVGLMAVGAAYRAGNLALHWQPLAVSCGIQFLCKPVLAWSLTTATGLTGAAAGAVLLLFSVPTSPASYILSRQMGGDHDSMASIITAQTCLSFVTLPVTVWMLL, via the coding sequence TTGATCACCATAGTGAATGCCCTCACCCCCGTGCTGTCCCTCATCCTGCTCGGTTTCGTGATCAGGCGCAGCGAGTTCATTTCCCCTTCCTTCTGGCCCTCCGCCGAGAGACTCACCTATTTCCTGCTGATGCCCGCCGCCCTCATCCACAGCCTGGCGGGGAAGAACATCGGCTCGCTCCCCTGGTTCGGCATCCTGGTCAGCGTCGAGGGGGTCGTCGCCGCCAGCGCCCTCCTGGTCGTCGTGTGGGGCGCCGCCAACCGGGGCATGGGAGGCGGTGTCTTCACCTCGCTGTTCCAGGGAAGTGTCCGATTCAACACCTTCGTGGCGCTGGCCCTGGCGGAAAGCCTTTTCGGCAGGGATGGCCTCTTCCTGGCGGCCCTGGGGGCGGGCTTCATGATCGTGCTCATCAACGTGCTGTGCGTCTCCGCCTTCTCGCTTACCGTCGGCAGCGGCGGCGGGGTCGATCTCAGGCGCCTGGGCACCGACCTCCTGCACAATCCGCTGATCATCGGCTGCGTCCTGGGAATCGGCCTCAACGCGTCGGGGTGGCAACTTCCCGCCGCTCTGGACGGAACCCTTGCCCTCGCCGGGAAAGCGGCCTTCCCGGTGGGGCTCATGGCCGTGGGGGCGGCGTACCGGGCCGGCAACCTGGCCCTGCACTGGCAACCGCTGGCGGTGAGCTGCGGCATCCAGTTCCTGTGCAAGCCCGTGCTCGCCTGGTCGCTCACCACGGCGACCGGCCTTACCGGCGCGGCGGCGGGTGCGGTGCTGCTCCTTTTCAGCGTCCCCACCTCGCCTGCCTCCTACATCCTCTCCCGGCAGATGGGTGGCGACCATGACAGCATGGCCTCCATCATCACCGCCCAGACCTGCCTCTCCTTCGTCACGCTCCCAGTCACGGTCTGGATGCTCCTCTGA